The Caloenas nicobarica isolate bCalNic1 chromosome 28, bCalNic1.hap1, whole genome shotgun sequence genome window below encodes:
- the LOC135999510 gene encoding olfactory receptor 14J1-like — protein sequence MSNSSSITQFLLLAFTDTRELQLLHFWLFLGIYLAALLGNGLIITTIACDQHLHTPMYFFLLNLALLDLGSISITVPKSMANSLWDTRVISFAGCAAQVFFVCFLFGAEYSLLTIMSYDRYVAICKPLHYGTLLGSRACVHMAAAAWATGFLSALLHTANTFSLPLCKGNALDQFFCEIPQILKLSCSHSYFREAGLLVVTVCLGFGCFVFIVLSYVQILRAVLRIPSEQGRHKAFATCLPHLAVVSLFLSTGMFAHLKPPSISSPSLDLVVSVLYALVPPAVNPLIYSMRNQELKESIRKVISWAFVNTDHLSITVHK from the coding sequence atgtccaacagcagctccatcacccagttcctcctcctggcgttcacagacacacgggagctgcagctcttgcacttctggctcttcctgggcatctacctggctgccctcctgggcaacggcctcatcatcaccaccatagcctgtgaccagcacctccacacccccatgtacttcttcctgctcaacctcgccctcctcgacctgggctccatctccatcactgtccccaaatccatggccaactctctgtgggataccagggtcatttcctttgcaggatgtgctgcccaggtcttctttgtatgtttcttgtttggtgcagagtattctcttctcaccatcatgtcctacgaccgctacgttgccatctgcaaacccctgcactacgggaccctcctgggcagcagagcttgtgtccacatggcagcagctgcctgggccactgggtttctcagtgctctgctgcacacggccaatacattttcactgccactgtgcaagggcaatgccctggaccagttcttctgtgaaatcccccagatcctcaagctctcctgctcacactcctactttagggaagctgggcttcttgtggttactgtctgtttaggatttgggtgttttgtgttcattgtgctgtcctatgtgcagatcttgagggccgtgctgaggatcccctctgagcagggacggcacaaagcctttgccacgtgcctccctcacctggccgtggtctccctgttcctcagcactggcatgtttgcccacctgaagcccccctccatctcttccccatccctggacctggtggtgtctgttctatacgcattggtgcctccagcagtgaaccccctcatctacagcatgaggaaccaggagctcaaggagtCCATTAGGAAAGTGATTTCATGGGCGTTTGTCAATACTGATCATCTTTCCATCACTGTCCACAAATGA